A window of Streptomyces broussonetiae genomic DNA:
TTCGGGGCATGAGCGTTCGCTGGTGGGGGTGCATTTCCAGATCTGCAGGTGGCGGACGCCGCCGCGGATGATCAGGGCGAGCGGGGAGATGATGCGCTGCCAGGGCACGTCGTCGACGCGGGTCCAGGGGGCGCGGTCTATCAGGGCGGAGGTGGCGTCTGCGGTCACCCACAGAGGTGCGATGTTGCGCTCGCGGGCTTTGGCGGACCGCCGGCGCACGGTACTGGCGGTGATGGGGGAGTACTGGGCCTCCCATCCCACGCGTGCGCCGGCTCCGGTCACCAGCACGTCGGTGATGACCCGTCCGTCCTCGGACCGGGCTTCGGTCTGCACGTGAAGGCCGTGGCGTGATGCGGTGCGGGCGATCCGCTCTTTCATCGCCTTGTGCTTGTCGCTCTCCTGGGGAGTGGCGACGTGGGTGAGTGGAAGGTGCGCTGCTACCCACATCACCTTGCCGCCACGGCGCTGGCGCCGGACGAACATCCACGGCGTCTTGCCGTCCAGGGCGCACTGGCATTGTCCGCCCTTGTAGTCCGTCAGGCACTGCAGCAGGTCCCGGGGCCGCTGCCCGACAGGCTGGGTGATCTCTTCCAGCAGTCCGGTGTGGTCCGGGTGGTCGAGGTCTTCGCGCGTCAGGTTGATCTCTATGCCGTACCTGGTGTGAAACACCCCGTTGGCCATGCAACTGACGGTAAGTGGCTGTCTGCGGCATGGAAAGAGTGCAGATGCCATGCACCGGGGACATGCTGGAGCGTCGGTCTCAGCCTGTGACGCCGATGTGGGTGAGGAGGCGTTGCTGGTCGGGGTGGAGGCGGGGCCAGGCGGCGCGCTGGTTGTTGAGCCATTGCCGGCTGGCGTGGGTGTGGGGGTGGGTGCGGGCGTGGTGGTAGGCGCGTTGCCAGCGCAGGTTCCATGGTGGGTTCCACCACGGGTCGATCGCGGTCAGAGCACCGGCTGCGGGGCATGAGGTACCGGTTCTGGTGCGGTAGCGCTGTTTGACGAGCCAGCGGCCCAGCGCGAAGCCGTCATGCAGGGTGTGGTGGGGGGCGGCGAGGTGGCCGTGCTGGGCGGCGTAGGAGCGGGCGTGTTCGATGGCGGTGTGCCAGTGCGGTGCGATGCCGGTGCGGGCTGCGAGGGCCTCGGGGGTGATGCCGAGGCTGGTCAGGAGTTGTTGCTGGCCGGGGTGGAGGCGGTCGTAGTGGCAGCAGGCACGGTCGATCCAACTACCCAGGGCAGTGTGCGAGTTG
This region includes:
- a CDS encoding competence protein CoiA family protein translates to MANGVFHTRYGIEINLTREDLDHPDHTGLLEEITQPVGQRPRDLLQCLTDYKGGQCQCALDGKTPWMFVRRQRRGGKVMWVAAHLPLTHVATPQESDKHKAMKERIARTASRHGLHVQTEARSEDGRVITDVLVTGAGARVGWEAQYSPITASTVRRRSAKARERNIAPLWVTADATSALIDRAPWTRVDDVPWQRIISPLALIIRGGVRHLQIWKCTPTSERSCPETGRACGKWHSGWFLPALCIPQERATPLDELIVTSADGEHLPVRSRNRHDPHRTSYLWALARDVKRWHEITGETNTPPETGPADDEPLTYTEQELDSSCHYGDETPHTSSPRPQRETTSATGLQTFDHAPDDTLLQPTRPIALHLSPRERLVIAAELKCPPWEIGPCMLCATPIHRYGPRSPKACPACRTTTQQT